Proteins encoded together in one Musa acuminata AAA Group cultivar baxijiao chromosome BXJ3-6, Cavendish_Baxijiao_AAA, whole genome shotgun sequence window:
- the LOC103987725 gene encoding uncharacterized protein LOC103987725 isoform X1: MASCDDDFALLGDEAQSQHQPQARAVPFSAAHRYVTAKATPISLHPRAHHHLGAASSSAPSVIVSPGKKGVVVDGGGENHEGYGEAFGQTDASKCPSASAFHEHPCFAEDANPFATQHAADDDDDDDGDADNPEVKGAATSASHHHHLQHIHHQQQPHHHSPKRKDRDDISDGESPYCYNSSMAANKKSRPMSSSGDYRKDREEWSDTAIGSLLDAYTERYEQLNRGNLRGRDWEDVATIVSERCNKQKVGKSVEQCKNKIDNLKKRYKVECQRLSIGGLPTSHWPWFKKMEQIVGSSSSLKAAPDDDKSVTLGGPPAVMRQIKRHPIAPSGPLSTNINSKMKSLSNPRWKRVILKISGMALAGAGPQNVDPKVIMLIAKEIAIASRAGLEVAIVIGGRNFFCGDTWIAATGIDRATTYQIGMMASLMNAMMLQASLEKIGVEARIQSTLLMQEIAEPYIRRRAIRHLEKGRVVIFGGAGAATGNPLFSTDTAAALRASEIHADAVLKGTTMDGVYNCHPRNNGGSAFEHISFRELVSRGFTAMDMTALNFCEENNIPVVIFNLLEPGNVSKALCGDQVGTLVDQSGRIN; this comes from the exons ATGGCCTCCTGCGACGACGACTTCGCTTTGCTAGGAGACGAAGCCCAGTCGCAGCACCAGCCCCAGGCACGGGCCGTCCCCTTCTCCGCCGCCCACCGCTACGTAACCGCCAAGGCGACGCCGATCTCCCTCCATCCCCGCGCCCACCACCACCTCGGCGCTgcctcctcctccgccccctCGGTCATCGTCAGCCCTGGAAAGAAGGGGGTCGTTGTCGATGGTGGAGGCGAGAACCATGAGGGTTATGGCGAGGCATTCGGCCAGACGGACGCCTCCAAATGcccctccgcctccgccttcCACGAACACCCCTGCTTCGCTGAGGACGCCAATCCCTTCGCCACCCAGCACGcagccgacgacgacgacgacgacgacggcgatGCCGACAACCCCGAGGTCAAGGGAGCTGCCACCTCCGcgtcccaccaccaccacctccagcaCATCCACCACCAGCAGCAGCCCCATCACCACTCGCCCAAGCGCAAGGACCGCGACGATATCAGCGACGGCGAGTCGCCCTACTGCTACAACAGCAGCATGGCGGCTAACAAAAAATCGAGGCCGATGTCATCCTCGGGGGACTACCGCAAGGACCGGGAGGAGTGGAGCGACACGGCCATAGGTTCCCTCCTAGACGCGTACACAGAGAGATACGAGCAGCTGAACCGGGGCAACCTGCGCGGAAGGGACTGGGAGGACGTAGCCACCATCGTCAGCGAGCGCTGCAACAAGCAGAAGGTGGGCAAGAGCGTGGAGCAGTGCAAGAACAAGATCGACAACCTCAAGAAGCGATACAAGGTCGAGTGCCAAAGGCTCAGCATTGGCGGCCTCCCAACCAGCCACTGGCCCTGGTTTAAGAAGATGGAGCAGATCGTTGGCTCGTCATCCTCGTTGAAGGCTGCCCCGGACGATGACAAATCCGTCACCCTTGGTGGCCCTCCTGCAGTCATGAGACAGATCAAAAG ACATCCCATTGCTCCATCTGGCCCTCTTAGCACAAATATTAACTCAAAGATGAAGTCATTATCAAATCCACGGTGGAAGAGGGTGATTTTGAAAATTAGTGGTATGGCATTAGCTGGAGCTGGGCCCCAGAATGTTGACCCCAAG GTAATTATGCTTATTGCTAAGGAAATTGCAATCGCAAGCCGTGCTGGTTTAGAG GTAGCTATTGTTATTGGAGGCCGAAATTTCTTTTGTGGTGACACTTGGATAGCTGCAACTGGAATTGATAGGGCTACAACTTATCAAATTGG TATGATGGCATCATTGATGAATGCCATGATGCTCCAAGCATCCTTGGAGAAGATTGGTGTTGAGGCACGTATACAATCTACGTTACTGATGCAAGAGATTGCAGAACCGTATATAAGGCGGCGAGCTATCCGtcatcttgaaaaaggaagagttGTTATATTTGGTGGAGCTGGTGCTGCAACAGGAAATCCACTTTTTAGCACCGATACTGCAGCTGCCTTGAGGGCCTCTGAGA TTCATGCAGATGCCGTGCTCAAAGGTACTACTATGGATGGTGTCTACAACTGCCATCCAAGAAACAATGGTGGtagtgcattcgagcacatttcatTCAGGGAGTTGGTTTCCAGAGGCTTTACTGCAATGGACATGACAGCATTAAATTTCTGTGAAGAAAACAACATACCGG TTGTTATCTTTAATTTATTAGAACCAGGCAATGTCTCAAAGGCACTTTGTGGAGACCAAGTTGGTACCCTTGTAGACCAGTCAGGGAGGATTAACTGA
- the LOC103987725 gene encoding uncharacterized protein LOC103987725 isoform X2 — translation MASCDDDFALLGDEAQSQHQPQARAVPFSAAHRYVTAKATPISLHPRAHHHLGAASSSAPSVIVSPGKKGVVVDGGGENHEGYGEAFGQTDASKCPSASAFHEHPCFAEDANPFATQHAADDDDDDDGDADNPEVKGAATSASHHHHLQHIHHQQQPHHHSPKRKDRDDISDGESPYCYNSSMAANKKSRPMSSSGDYRKDREEWSDTAIGSLLDAYTERYEQLNRGNLRGRDWEDVATIVSERCNKQKVGKSVEQCKNKIDNLKKRYKVECQRLSIGGLPTSHWPWFKKMEQIVGSSSSLKAAPDDDKSVTLGGPPAVMRQIKRHPIAPSGPLSTNINSKMKSLSNPRWKRVILKISGMALAGAGPQNVDPKVIMLIAKEIAIASRAGLEVAIVIGGRNFFCGDTWIAATGIDRATTYQIGMMASLMNAMMLQASLEKIGVEARIQSTLLMQEIAEPYIRRRAIRHLEKGRVVIFGGAGAATGNPLFSTDTAAALRASENAVLKGTTMDGVYNCHPRNNGGSAFEHISFRELVSRGFTAMDMTALNFCEENNIPVVIFNLLEPGNVSKALCGDQVGTLVDQSGRIN, via the exons ATGGCCTCCTGCGACGACGACTTCGCTTTGCTAGGAGACGAAGCCCAGTCGCAGCACCAGCCCCAGGCACGGGCCGTCCCCTTCTCCGCCGCCCACCGCTACGTAACCGCCAAGGCGACGCCGATCTCCCTCCATCCCCGCGCCCACCACCACCTCGGCGCTgcctcctcctccgccccctCGGTCATCGTCAGCCCTGGAAAGAAGGGGGTCGTTGTCGATGGTGGAGGCGAGAACCATGAGGGTTATGGCGAGGCATTCGGCCAGACGGACGCCTCCAAATGcccctccgcctccgccttcCACGAACACCCCTGCTTCGCTGAGGACGCCAATCCCTTCGCCACCCAGCACGcagccgacgacgacgacgacgacgacggcgatGCCGACAACCCCGAGGTCAAGGGAGCTGCCACCTCCGcgtcccaccaccaccacctccagcaCATCCACCACCAGCAGCAGCCCCATCACCACTCGCCCAAGCGCAAGGACCGCGACGATATCAGCGACGGCGAGTCGCCCTACTGCTACAACAGCAGCATGGCGGCTAACAAAAAATCGAGGCCGATGTCATCCTCGGGGGACTACCGCAAGGACCGGGAGGAGTGGAGCGACACGGCCATAGGTTCCCTCCTAGACGCGTACACAGAGAGATACGAGCAGCTGAACCGGGGCAACCTGCGCGGAAGGGACTGGGAGGACGTAGCCACCATCGTCAGCGAGCGCTGCAACAAGCAGAAGGTGGGCAAGAGCGTGGAGCAGTGCAAGAACAAGATCGACAACCTCAAGAAGCGATACAAGGTCGAGTGCCAAAGGCTCAGCATTGGCGGCCTCCCAACCAGCCACTGGCCCTGGTTTAAGAAGATGGAGCAGATCGTTGGCTCGTCATCCTCGTTGAAGGCTGCCCCGGACGATGACAAATCCGTCACCCTTGGTGGCCCTCCTGCAGTCATGAGACAGATCAAAAG ACATCCCATTGCTCCATCTGGCCCTCTTAGCACAAATATTAACTCAAAGATGAAGTCATTATCAAATCCACGGTGGAAGAGGGTGATTTTGAAAATTAGTGGTATGGCATTAGCTGGAGCTGGGCCCCAGAATGTTGACCCCAAG GTAATTATGCTTATTGCTAAGGAAATTGCAATCGCAAGCCGTGCTGGTTTAGAG GTAGCTATTGTTATTGGAGGCCGAAATTTCTTTTGTGGTGACACTTGGATAGCTGCAACTGGAATTGATAGGGCTACAACTTATCAAATTGG TATGATGGCATCATTGATGAATGCCATGATGCTCCAAGCATCCTTGGAGAAGATTGGTGTTGAGGCACGTATACAATCTACGTTACTGATGCAAGAGATTGCAGAACCGTATATAAGGCGGCGAGCTATCCGtcatcttgaaaaaggaagagttGTTATATTTGGTGGAGCTGGTGCTGCAACAGGAAATCCACTTTTTAGCACCGATACTGCAGCTGCCTTGAGGGCCTCTGAGA ATGCCGTGCTCAAAGGTACTACTATGGATGGTGTCTACAACTGCCATCCAAGAAACAATGGTGGtagtgcattcgagcacatttcatTCAGGGAGTTGGTTTCCAGAGGCTTTACTGCAATGGACATGACAGCATTAAATTTCTGTGAAGAAAACAACATACCGG TTGTTATCTTTAATTTATTAGAACCAGGCAATGTCTCAAAGGCACTTTGTGGAGACCAAGTTGGTACCCTTGTAGACCAGTCAGGGAGGATTAACTGA